Proteins from a single region of Carassius gibelio isolate Cgi1373 ecotype wild population from Czech Republic chromosome B15, carGib1.2-hapl.c, whole genome shotgun sequence:
- the LOC127972905 gene encoding synaptosomal-associated protein 25 isoform X1 — protein MAADSTMRSEAEELQRRANQVTDESLEITRNMRLLLEESKDAGIRTLVMLDEQGEQLDRIEEGLDHINKDMKEAEKNLTDMARCCGLCIWPCTKLKDFEASGAYKKVWGNQDGVVSSQPSSRVMDEREKMTMSGGYIRRVTNDALEDEMEENLAQVGSILGNLRSMALDMGNEIDTQNVQIERIQSKAMVNESRINEANQRATKLITR, from the exons ATGGCTGCGGACTCCACCATGAGATCTGAAGCGGAGGAGCTGCAGAGGAGGGCCAATCAGGTGACAGATGAG TCCCTTGAGATCACTAGAAACATGAGGCTTCTGCTGGAGGAG AGTAAAGATGCAGGGATCAGGACACTTGTTATGCTGGATGAGCAAGGAG AACAACTGGACCGCATAGAAGAGGGCCTGGATCACATCAACAAGGACATGAAGGAGGCTGAGAAAAATCTCACTGACATGGCCAGGTGTTGCGGTCTGTGCATCTGGCCGTGTACAAA ACTAAAGGACTTTGAAGCAAGTGGGGCGTATAAGAAGGTTTGGGGTAATCAAGATGGGGTGGTGTCTAGCCAGCCCTCTTCCCGAGTCATGGATGAGAGAGAGAAGATGACCATGAGTGGTGGATATATTAGAAG AGTGACTAATGATGCATTGGAGGATGAAATGGAGGAAAACTTGGCACAGGTTGGCAGTATCCTTGGCAACCTCAGAAGCATGGCCCTCGACATGGGCAATGAAATCGACACTCAGAACGTCCAGATTGAACGCATTCAGAGCAAG gcCATGGTCAATGAGTCCCGCATCAATGAGGCCAATCAGAGGGCCACAAAGCTAATAACAAGATAG
- the LOC127972905 gene encoding synaptosomal-associated protein 25 isoform X2: protein MAADSTMRSEAEELQRRANQVTDESLEITRNMRLLLEESKDAGIRTLVMLDEQGEQLERIEEGLDQINQDMKEAEKNLPDLGKYCGLCSCDKLKDFEASGAYKKVWGNQDGVVSSQPSSRVMDEREKMTMSGGYIRRVTNDALEDEMEENLAQVGSILGNLRSMALDMGNEIDTQNVQIERIQSKAMVNESRINEANQRATKLITR, encoded by the exons ATGGCTGCGGACTCCACCATGAGATCTGAAGCGGAGGAGCTGCAGAGGAGGGCCAATCAGGTGACAGATGAG TCCCTTGAGATCACTAGAAACATGAGGCTTCTGCTGGAGGAG AGTAAAGATGCAGGGATCAGGACACTTGTTATGCTGGATGAGCAAGGAG AGCAGCTTGAGCGGATTGAGGAAGGGCTGGACCAGATCAACCAGGACATGAAGGAAGCTGAGAAAAACCTACCAGATCTTGGCAAATATTGCGGTCTGTGCTCCTGTGATAA ACTAAAGGACTTTGAAGCAAGTGGGGCGTATAAGAAGGTTTGGGGTAATCAAGATGGGGTGGTGTCTAGCCAGCCCTCTTCCCGAGTCATGGATGAGAGAGAGAAGATGACCATGAGTGGTGGATATATTAGAAG AGTGACTAATGATGCATTGGAGGATGAAATGGAGGAAAACTTGGCACAGGTTGGCAGTATCCTTGGCAACCTCAGAAGCATGGCCCTCGACATGGGCAATGAAATCGACACTCAGAACGTCCAGATTGAACGCATTCAGAGCAAG gcCATGGTCAATGAGTCCCGCATCAATGAGGCCAATCAGAGGGCCACAAAGCTAATAACAAGATAG
- the LOC127972229 gene encoding XIAP-associated factor 1-like, with amino-acid sequence MDEVELVLCTHCKKEVAKANYDLHEPHCKRFLCICPDCDETVPRDLLEQHKTEQHTEVKCKMCNKKMEQRHLLDHEKDECSERPQICEFCQLELPLSNLKEHEVSCGSRTERCSDCGRYIKLMDQIDHAQICSTNTPTTSKDLVPEDDTSDTDEQTMLQCQNCLKYIPSDKLKEHKMLCTQSLRFIDVKDDDSEEEDENHSPGKDSTPDAADFSFSSLQKVKRDRNIGMGLDKISTCPLCHLALPVKTLEWHEKKCELHRHLSMA; translated from the exons ATGGACGAAGTAGAACTGGTTTTATGTACTCACTG CAAAAAAGAGGTGGCAAAGGCAAACTATGACCTGCACGAACCACACTGTAAGAGGTTTCTGTGTATATGCCCTGACTGCGATGAAACTGTGCCTCGAGATCTACTGGAGCAGCATAAAACCGAACAGCACACAGAG GTAAAATGTAAGATGTGCAATAAAAAGATGGAACAAAGGCATCTGTTGGATCATGAG AAAGATGAGTGCTCTGAGAGGCCTCAGATCTGTGAGTTTTGTCAGCTTGAGCTTCCTCTGAGCAATCTAAAAGAGCACGAAGTGTCCTGTGGGAGTCGCACAGAGCGCTGCTCTGACTGTGGCCGGTACATTAAACTAATGGACCAAATAGATCATGCTCAGATCTGCTCTACTAACACCCCCACAACATCAAAGGACCTTGTCCCTGAGGATGATACTTCTGACACAGATG AGCAGACTATGTTGCAGTGTCAAAACTGTCTGAAGTACATTCCCTCAGACAAGCTGAAAGAACACAAG atGCTTTGCACACAGTCCTTACGGTTTATAGACGTCAAGGATGATGACTCAGAGGAAGAGGATGAAAACCACAGTCCTGGAAAAGACAGCACTCCAGACGCTGCAGATTTCTCCTTCTCATCATTGCAAAAGGTGAAGAGAGACAGAAACATTGGCATGGGCCTGGATAAGATAAGCACCTGTCCGCTCTGTCACCTGGCTCTTCCTGTAAAGACGCTGGAATGGCATGAG aaaaaatgtgAATTACACAGACATCTGAGCATGGCATGA
- the LOC127972228 gene encoding uncharacterized protein LOC127972228: MSEFMPYPYRGPGGALMRFKKRKSRFTFQEVELLLSEVQKRRHILVGKFNRGISKDLKNRTWADVTALINEVSECHREIIEVIKKWADLKCDTKRRVAAMRASGATAAQIAQELSPIETMVHQILQMSNPNVNVSSLANDDQMDDEDEDIPCLSEIPQSFSHMTNGRPHSFGLPMSPLFHTSIPGKSDTELPAHMMFSDSSSVPLIDVQTDTSEKEVSNMQFIEQRSKPNQNPIGITGFLSHPIAEKSHVREKPNHNTTFNGPSSSSIPTFVAPSAVAASSSRSAPARLPPQPAPVEPRSLQEHLSQSASLSLQEQQATTLLIGSLSRSLESLAESVQRLVHTQQQFSRDTLQLQRETLHVLRDFSSNALTLLQDKVNGHP, encoded by the exons ATGTCGGAGTTCATGCCTTACCCTTACAGAGGGCCGGGAGGTGCTTTGATGCGCTTCAAGAAAAGAAAGTCACGTTTCACATTTCAGGAGGTTGAACTGCTGCTCAGTGAGGTACAGAAAAGGCGCCATATTCTAGTTG GAAAGTTCAACCGGGGCATTTCGAAGGATCTGAAAAACCGCACATGGGCGGATGTGACCGCACTTATCAATGAGGTCAGTGAGTGTCATCGAGAAATTATTGAAGTCATTAAGAAATGGGCAGACCTCAAATGCGACACCAAGCGGAGGGTGGCCGCCATGAGGGCATCGGGAGCCACAGCCGCCCAGATCGCACAAGAGCTGTCGCCTATAGAAACTATGGTGCACCAGATCCTTCAGATGTCTAACCCTAACGTAAATGTGAGCAGTTTGGCAAATGATGACCAAATGGATGATGAAGACGAGGACATTCCATGTCTCTCTGAGATACCACAAAGCTTCTCACACATGACAAATGGCAGGCCTCATTCGTTTGGTTTGCCAATGTCTCCTCTCTTCCACACTAGTATCCCAGGCAAAAGTGATACCGAGCTTCCTGCACACATGATGTTCAGTG ATTCATCATCAGTGCCTCTAATAGATGTCCAGACTGACACATCAGAAAAGGAAG TCAGTAACATGCAGTTTATTGAACAGAGAAGCAAACCAAACCAGAATCCTATTGGTATTACTGGATTCCTCAGTCATCCTATTGCTGAGAAGAGCCATGTTCGAGAAAAACCTAATCACAACACAACATTTAACGGCCCCTCATCTTCCAGTATCCCAACATTTGTTGCACCTTCTGCAGTGGCCGCCTCATCATCACGTTCCGCTCCTGCTCGGCTCCCTCCCCAACCTGCTCCTGTGGAGCCTCGCAGTCTGCAGGAACATTTATCCCAGAGTGCCTCGCTCAGCCTGCAGGAACAGCAGGCCACCACACTGCTGATAGGGTCGCTGTCTCGCTCACTGGAGTCACTTGCAGAGTCGGTGCAGAGATTGGTTCACACCCAGCAGCAGTTTTCACGTGACACCTTACAGCTGCAGCGTGAAACACTCCACGTCCTGCGTGATTTCTCCTCCAACGCCTTGACTCTCCTGCAGGACAAGGTCAACGGACATCCATAG